The genomic stretch ATTCCACGCTGTTTCTCGATTTCCATCCAGTCGGATGTTGCGAACTTACCAGATTTCTTTCCTTTAACAGTACCCGCCGAACGAATAAGGTTACCAAAGACGAGCAGCTTCTCAGTCAGTGTCGTCTTCCCGGCATCCGGGTGGGATATAATTGCGAAAGTCTTACGTTTTTGTACTTCTTCATTTATTTTCATCGGTTCATTACCTGCCGTTCTGTTAGCATTCGTAGAGCGTGTCTATCAACGTGGGCGTTTTTTATCACACTGCGTTAAACCTTCTTTCCGCTCAAAAATCAGTCTTTCTCTACTATACCTAATATTAGTTGCTTTAGGCAATATCTTCTCTTAGATGGTTTTTTATTGACCCGCACAATGAAAACGCTTTACTATAATACTAATAAGATTTTCAACACAATTCGATTTATCCTGAGGAGAGACAATCATGCTAAAAAAACTATTCGGTAAAAATGTTACGGAAGAAAGTTTTGTAAGCCCTGTCACTGGCAAAGTCGTTCCGTTGGAAGAAGTTCCTGATCCTGTATTTGCGGAAAGAATGATGGGCGACGGTGTAGCGATTGAACCGTCCGATGACACCATCGTCAGTCCCATTGACGCAGAAGTCATCCAAGTCTTCGAAACAAAGCATGCCATTGGCTTGAAAACTGAAATGGGCTTAGAGCTGCTTGTGCATGTCGGACTTGATACTGTTAACTTAAAAGGAGAAGGCTTCGAAACATTTGTCAAAGCCGGAGATAAAGTTTCTGCCGGAGACAAACTAGTTCGTTTTGAAAAGCCAGTAATCGAAGCAAAAGCAAAAAGCAGCATCACACCAGTCATTGTTACAAACTTTGAAGAAAGTAATGTCACCCTAGAAGCACTCTTCCCTGAGCAAGCCATCGCAGGTGAAACGCAGATTTTCCAAGTGAAAAAGAAGTGAGTTTAAGACGGCAGTTATACGCTGCCGTTTTTTATTATGCCTGGTTGGGGAAGGCTATTGTCATATCTGTTATAATGATAGGATAATGAATTTTTTAGACTGGAGACTGGGCTTTTATGCAATCTTATTTTCTCGATAAACAAGATATCATCAAAGTGACAGGTGATCGTTTCTACCGCAGAGGGTTGGACTATGCCAACAAAGGCCGTGTACAGGGGCTTAGCTTTACACCTTCCATCAATCAGTGGAAGGCTGTTGTTCGTGGCACGGAAAACTATCCTGTACGGATCTTTTTCT from Terribacillus sp. DMT04 encodes the following:
- a CDS encoding PTS glucose transporter subunit IIA, with the protein product MLKKLFGKNVTEESFVSPVTGKVVPLEEVPDPVFAERMMGDGVAIEPSDDTIVSPIDAEVIQVFETKHAIGLKTEMGLELLVHVGLDTVNLKGEGFETFVKAGDKVSAGDKLVRFEKPVIEAKAKSSITPVIVTNFEESNVTLEALFPEQAIAGETQIFQVKKK